Proteins encoded by one window of Streptomyces uncialis:
- a CDS encoding class I fructose-bisphosphate aldolase has translation MQTHSALGAGKLRRMRRMFGADGRAVFAAIDHAAYMGEGPPLGEPMTRIAQGRPDAVLATWHLARAYAEVFAGAGLVLRVDGGSSEIGEFASGDVNAIMHLPEEALRIGADCVVVLAFPGAPDEDLSLKRLARLTSECELLGLPVMAEMIPGGWAKAVPWTTKNVARAARIGAELGADIIKTVCPGPTEEFAEVVAATPVPVVALGGPKTDSEDEVVALARGVVEAGGAGVAFGRNVWGSAAPDKLVARLREAVHGT, from the coding sequence GTGCAGACCCATTCCGCCCTCGGGGCGGGCAAGCTCCGGCGGATGCGCCGGATGTTCGGCGCGGACGGCCGGGCCGTCTTCGCGGCCATCGACCACGCCGCGTACATGGGTGAGGGGCCGCCGCTCGGGGAGCCGATGACGCGGATCGCGCAGGGCCGCCCGGACGCGGTCCTCGCGACCTGGCATCTGGCCCGTGCGTACGCCGAGGTGTTCGCCGGCGCGGGGCTGGTGCTGCGGGTGGACGGCGGTTCCTCCGAGATCGGTGAGTTCGCCTCCGGCGACGTCAACGCGATCATGCATCTGCCGGAGGAGGCGCTGCGGATCGGCGCGGACTGCGTGGTCGTCCTCGCCTTCCCCGGGGCGCCCGACGAGGATCTGTCGCTGAAGCGGCTGGCCCGGCTCACCTCGGAGTGCGAGCTGCTGGGTCTGCCGGTGATGGCGGAGATGATCCCCGGCGGCTGGGCCAAGGCGGTGCCGTGGACCACGAAGAACGTGGCGCGGGCCGCGCGGATCGGCGCGGAGCTGGGCGCGGACATCATCAAGACGGTGTGCCCGGGTCCGACGGAGGAGTTCGCGGAGGTCGTCGCGGCGACCCCGGTGCCGGTGGTGGCGCTCGGCGGTCCGAAGACCGACAGCGAGGACGAGGTGGTCGCGCTCGCCCGGGGCGTGGTCGAGGCGGGCGGCGCGGGTGTCGCGTTCGGCCGCAACGTCTGGGGGTCCGCGGCGCCGGACAAACTGGTCGCGCGGCTGCGTGAGGCGGTCCACGGGACCTGA
- a CDS encoding VOC family protein, whose protein sequence is MANTLVFVDLPSTDVEASTAFYRELFGWTINPRPQGVFHQVVPGEGLHLGLFSETEQHPDPAPLPAQPRSGLHTRVYILVDGPPGDYLNKAVLLGATALWEQTYWEEFNGRHASFLDPWGNQIVVWRANS, encoded by the coding sequence ATGGCCAACACCCTTGTCTTCGTCGACCTCCCCAGCACCGATGTAGAGGCGTCCACGGCGTTCTACCGTGAGCTGTTCGGCTGGACGATCAACCCGCGCCCCCAGGGCGTCTTCCATCAGGTGGTCCCGGGCGAGGGGCTGCACCTGGGTCTGTTCAGCGAGACGGAGCAGCACCCGGACCCGGCGCCGCTGCCCGCGCAGCCCCGCTCCGGTCTGCACACCCGGGTGTACATCCTGGTGGACGGTCCGCCCGGCGACTACCTCAACAAGGCGGTCCTGCTGGGCGCGACGGCCCTGTGGGAGCAGACCTACTGGGAGGAGTTCAACGGCCGGCACGCCTCGTTCCTCGACCCGTGGGGCAACCAGATCGTGGTGTGGCGGGCGAACTCCTGA
- a CDS encoding aldo/keto reductase, which translates to MDSVNLGGTGLRVSRLCLGTMMFGAWGNPDHDACTRMVRTALDAGIGFIDTADVYAFGESEEIVGRALRGRRDEVVLATKFGERTDPDDPRTGGASRRWIVRAVEDSLRRLGTDRIDLYQLHRPDFGTALDETLGALGDLVRQGKILAIGASATPPDRIVEARWTAERHGLEPFGTEQLGYSVLARHAEAAALPACGRHGMGVLVYSPLNGGWLTGKYRAGVPAPADSRAVRNAGHFDHGQRGVRARKLAVVEEIARLAEESGHTMIELALGFVLAHPAVGSAIVGPRTEEQLAAQLSAGSVRLAPDVMDRLDQLVAPGTDLNPGDADQTSPALTDAALRRRAHALPEGALPGGGA; encoded by the coding sequence ATGGATTCTGTGAACCTCGGCGGTACAGGACTGCGGGTCAGCCGCCTCTGTCTGGGCACGATGATGTTCGGCGCCTGGGGGAACCCGGACCACGACGCCTGCACCCGGATGGTGCGTACCGCGCTGGACGCGGGCATCGGCTTCATCGACACCGCCGATGTGTACGCCTTCGGCGAGAGCGAGGAGATCGTCGGCCGCGCGCTGAGGGGCCGCCGTGACGAGGTCGTCCTCGCCACGAAGTTCGGTGAGCGCACGGACCCCGACGACCCGCGCACCGGTGGCGCGTCCCGCCGGTGGATCGTGCGGGCGGTCGAGGACAGCCTCCGCAGGCTCGGCACCGACCGGATCGATCTCTACCAGCTGCACCGGCCCGACTTCGGGACCGCGCTCGACGAGACACTCGGCGCCCTCGGCGATCTGGTGCGCCAGGGCAAGATCCTCGCGATCGGCGCCTCGGCCACCCCGCCGGACCGCATCGTGGAGGCCCGGTGGACCGCGGAACGCCACGGTCTGGAACCCTTCGGCACCGAGCAGCTCGGGTACTCCGTCCTCGCCCGGCACGCGGAGGCGGCGGCCCTGCCCGCGTGCGGGCGGCACGGGATGGGCGTGCTGGTGTACAGCCCCCTGAACGGCGGATGGCTCACGGGGAAGTACCGCGCCGGGGTCCCGGCCCCCGCCGACTCCCGGGCGGTGCGCAACGCCGGGCACTTCGACCACGGGCAGCGGGGTGTGCGCGCCCGCAAGCTCGCGGTGGTCGAGGAGATCGCCCGGCTCGCCGAGGAGTCCGGGCACACCATGATCGAGCTGGCGCTCGGCTTCGTGCTCGCCCATCCCGCGGTGGGGTCCGCGATCGTCGGACCCCGCACCGAGGAGCAGCTGGCGGCTCAGCTCTCGGCGGGGTCGGTACGGCTCGCCCCGGACGTGATGGACCGGCTCGACCAGCTGGTCGCCCCGGGTACCGACCTCAACCCCGGGGACGCCGACCAGACGTCCCCGGCGCTGACGGACGCCGCACTGCGGCGCCGCGCCCACGCGCTGCCCGAAGGCGCGCTGCCCGGGGGCGGTGCCTGA
- a CDS encoding VOC family protein, translating to MPNPVIFMDLPTPDVEATSRFYADLFGWTFNRRPAGEFHEVLPGVKPNLGIHREDRPVTGPVPRIYVMVDEPPACLEKAVAGGATVLWEEKPWAEFEARCAAFRDPWGNEVVLWRDKGTYFRSGHAPRTG from the coding sequence ATGCCCAATCCCGTGATCTTCATGGATCTGCCGACGCCCGATGTGGAGGCCACCTCGCGCTTCTACGCCGATTTGTTCGGCTGGACCTTCAACCGCCGCCCCGCCGGGGAGTTCCACGAGGTGCTGCCCGGGGTGAAGCCGAATCTCGGCATCCACCGGGAGGACCGTCCGGTCACCGGTCCGGTGCCCCGGATCTATGTGATGGTCGACGAGCCGCCGGCCTGTCTGGAGAAGGCCGTCGCCGGTGGCGCCACGGTGCTCTGGGAGGAGAAGCCGTGGGCGGAGTTCGAGGCCCGCTGCGCGGCGTTCCGTGACCCGTGGGGCAACGAGGTCGTCCTGTGGCGTGACAAGGGGACGTACTTCAGGAGCGGTCACGCGCCGCGGACCGGGTGA
- a CDS encoding ester cyclase has translation MSGSAPAAGAGTAQRTREAVERYIAALNSGDPDRIAGRVTADFHNEHTASLGRSVRGRAAYRERLTGFLAEFEELRYEVEDLIVDGDRAAVAYLMTFRWSGAAHRPRIRIRGMFRFRVSGGEIAHRVDYWDSGTFQRQSTEQRRWRTRPEQDG, from the coding sequence GTGAGCGGGTCCGCCCCGGCCGCCGGCGCGGGTACCGCGCAGCGGACCCGGGAGGCCGTGGAACGCTATATCGCCGCGCTGAACAGCGGGGACCCGGACCGGATCGCGGGGCGGGTGACCGCGGACTTCCACAACGAGCACACCGCGTCGCTCGGCCGCAGTGTGCGCGGCCGGGCCGCGTACCGGGAGCGGCTGACGGGATTCCTCGCCGAGTTCGAGGAACTGCGGTACGAGGTCGAGGACCTGATCGTGGACGGTGACCGGGCCGCGGTGGCGTATCTGATGACGTTCCGCTGGTCGGGGGCCGCGCACCGGCCGCGGATCAGGATCCGGGGGATGTTCCGGTTCCGGGTCAGCGGCGGGGAGATCGCGCACCGGGTCGACTACTGGGACAGCGGCACCTTCCAGCGGCAGAGCACCGAGCAGCGGCGGTGGCGGACCCGGCCGGAGCAGGACGGGTAG
- a CDS encoding hydantoinase/oxoprolinase family protein, with product MTDWRLAVDIGGTFTDVVLLDADTGRVVVEKTLTTPSAPLGGVRAGVLSALDKAGISPGDITRPIVHATTLITNALIEGKTGRAALVTTDGFGDTLEIRSEHRYDMYDLQIEFPAPPIPRDLVFEINERTSASGTVLTRPTETGLDTLAEELRRHDVEAVAVCLLNSYANAGNERLVTEGLAKRLGVPVCASHEVTPQIREYPRMITTVCNAATMPVIGPYLKELQDWLTETGFGASVLMMLSNGGVVSADDARRVPIRLVESGPAAGALAGVWYARRLGEERLFCFDMGGTTAKSCLIEDYRPELTNEFEVARVYRFKKGSGYPCSIPSVDLVEIGAGGGSLARVDGLGLLKAGPDSAGADPGPVSYARGGTVPATTDADLVMGLLDPEYFLGGEMPLDLAGARDAFAPLGERLGASADDTAVGVYEVINQNMAASARMHAVERGIDLRGVALIAFGGAGPVHACGVATLLEAPRVIFPVNASVLSAFGTLVSPVRIDLARSMVRALDGRVDADRDLLLEDMRQEGRRVLAAAGAASGDVRFRYGLDARYEGQGNEITLWVGEGAAWPSSLAETLELFHGEYEKIYGLRIPDVGVEVVTWRVAAWSDAPGFEVPAVAAGSGTPVPDRHRPARFRRGEEPVPVPVYRRAELGAGDRFEGPALVEERETTSVIPGGWSCEVAADGSIVATATAPAERPVTVEQNEEVSA from the coding sequence GTGACTGATTGGCGCCTTGCCGTGGACATCGGCGGCACCTTCACCGATGTCGTCCTCCTCGACGCCGACACCGGACGTGTCGTCGTGGAGAAGACGCTCACCACCCCGTCCGCGCCGCTCGGCGGCGTCCGGGCCGGTGTGCTGTCCGCACTGGACAAGGCCGGGATCTCCCCCGGCGACATCACCCGCCCCATCGTCCACGCGACCACCCTGATCACCAACGCGCTGATCGAGGGCAAGACCGGCCGCGCGGCCCTGGTCACCACCGACGGTTTCGGTGACACGCTGGAGATCCGCAGCGAGCACCGCTACGACATGTACGACCTCCAGATCGAGTTCCCCGCGCCGCCGATCCCCCGCGACCTGGTCTTCGAGATCAACGAACGGACCTCGGCGAGCGGTACGGTCCTCACCCGGCCGACGGAGACGGGGCTCGACACCCTCGCCGAGGAACTGCGCCGGCACGATGTCGAGGCGGTCGCGGTCTGTCTGCTGAACTCGTACGCCAACGCCGGGAACGAGCGGCTGGTGACGGAGGGGCTGGCCAAGCGGCTCGGGGTGCCGGTGTGCGCCTCGCACGAGGTGACACCGCAGATCCGTGAGTACCCGCGCATGATCACCACGGTGTGCAACGCGGCGACGATGCCGGTCATCGGCCCGTATCTCAAGGAGCTCCAGGACTGGCTCACGGAGACCGGGTTCGGCGCGTCGGTGCTGATGATGCTCTCCAACGGCGGTGTGGTCTCCGCGGACGACGCCCGCAGGGTGCCGATCCGGCTGGTCGAGTCGGGTCCGGCGGCGGGCGCCCTGGCGGGTGTCTGGTACGCGCGGCGGCTCGGCGAGGAGCGGCTGTTCTGCTTCGACATGGGCGGCACGACCGCCAAGTCGTGTCTGATCGAGGACTACCGGCCCGAGCTGACCAACGAGTTCGAGGTGGCGCGGGTCTACCGCTTCAAGAAGGGTTCCGGCTACCCCTGTTCGATCCCTTCGGTCGACCTGGTGGAGATCGGCGCGGGCGGCGGCAGCCTGGCCCGGGTGGACGGCCTGGGCCTGCTGAAGGCGGGCCCCGACTCGGCGGGCGCGGACCCGGGCCCGGTCAGTTACGCCCGGGGCGGGACCGTCCCGGCGACCACCGACGCGGACCTGGTGATGGGCCTGCTGGACCCGGAGTACTTCCTGGGCGGTGAGATGCCCCTGGACCTCGCGGGGGCACGCGACGCGTTCGCGCCGCTCGGCGAGCGGCTCGGCGCGTCCGCCGACGACACGGCGGTCGGGGTGTACGAGGTCATCAACCAGAACATGGCGGCCTCGGCCCGGATGCACGCCGTGGAGCGCGGTATCGATCTGCGGGGCGTGGCGCTGATCGCGTTCGGCGGCGCGGGACCCGTGCACGCGTGCGGGGTGGCGACGCTGCTGGAGGCGCCCCGGGTGATCTTCCCGGTGAACGCGAGTGTGCTGTCCGCGTTCGGCACGCTGGTCTCCCCGGTCCGGATCGACCTGGCGCGGTCGATGGTCCGTGCCCTGGACGGGCGGGTCGACGCCGACCGCGACCTGCTTCTGGAGGACATGCGCCAGGAGGGCCGCCGGGTGCTCGCGGCGGCGGGCGCGGCCTCGGGGGATGTGCGCTTCCGCTACGGCCTGGACGCCCGCTACGAGGGCCAGGGCAACGAGATCACGCTGTGGGTGGGCGAGGGCGCGGCCTGGCCGTCGTCGCTGGCGGAGACCCTGGAGCTGTTCCACGGCGAGTACGAGAAGATCTACGGTCTGCGCATCCCCGATGTGGGGGTCGAGGTCGTGACCTGGCGGGTGGCCGCCTGGTCGGACGCCCCCGGGTTCGAGGTACCGGCCGTGGCCGCCGGCAGCGGTACGCCGGTGCCGGACCGGCACCGTCCCGCCCGCTTCCGCCGGGGCGAGGAGCCCGTACCCGTACCCGTCTACCGGCGGGCCGAACTCGGCGCGGGCGACCGCTTCGAGGGGCCCGCGCTGGTCGAGGAGCGGGAGACGACATCGGTGATCCCCGGCGGCTGGAGCTGTGAGGTCGCCGCCGACGGGTCGATCGTCGCGACCGCGACCGCGCCGGCCGAGCGGCCTGTCACCGTCGAGCAGAACGAGGAGGTCTCCGCATGA
- a CDS encoding 2-oxoacid:ferredoxin oxidoreductase subunit beta, translating into MSETVTTPPGARGPALELTAKDFRSGEEVRWCPGCGDYAVLAAVQGFLPELGLRREDIVCVSGIGCSSRFPYYMNTYGMHSIHGRAPAIATGLSVSRPDLSVWVVTGDGDALSIGGNHLIHALRRNVNITILLFNNRVYGLTKGQYSPTSEPGKITKSSPMGSVDTPFDPVGLALGAGAGFVARTIDSDRAHLTSVLREAARYEGTALVEIYQNCNIFNDGAFEVLKNRATRDDHLLRLTHGAPLRYGAGGARTVVRGPSGALTPAGRDGAEPPGEVVHDAHDPDPAGAFALSRLPENGGPTPVGVFRSVARPSYDRLVADQLRRAAADGAGRDLDTLLTGRDTWTAG; encoded by the coding sequence ATGTCTGAGACGGTGACCACGCCACCTGGCGCCCGGGGCCCGGCGCTGGAGCTGACGGCGAAAGACTTCCGCTCCGGTGAGGAGGTCCGCTGGTGCCCCGGCTGCGGCGACTACGCCGTCCTCGCCGCCGTCCAGGGGTTCCTGCCGGAACTGGGGCTGCGCCGGGAGGACATCGTGTGCGTCTCCGGGATCGGCTGCTCGTCCCGCTTCCCGTACTACATGAACACCTACGGTATGCACTCCATCCACGGACGGGCACCCGCGATCGCCACGGGTCTGTCGGTGTCCCGGCCGGATCTGTCGGTATGGGTGGTCACCGGGGACGGCGACGCCCTGTCCATCGGCGGCAACCATCTGATCCACGCGCTGCGCCGCAATGTGAACATCACGATCCTGCTGTTCAACAACCGTGTCTACGGCCTGACCAAGGGCCAGTACAGCCCGACCTCGGAGCCCGGGAAGATCACCAAGTCGTCACCGATGGGCTCCGTCGACACCCCGTTCGACCCGGTCGGTCTGGCGCTCGGCGCCGGTGCCGGGTTCGTGGCCCGCACCATCGACTCGGACCGCGCGCATCTGACCTCGGTGCTCCGGGAGGCCGCCCGGTACGAGGGCACCGCGCTGGTGGAGATCTACCAGAACTGCAACATCTTCAACGACGGCGCGTTCGAGGTCCTCAAGAACCGGGCGACCCGCGACGACCATCTGCTGCGGCTGACCCACGGGGCGCCGCTGCGGTACGGCGCCGGGGGCGCGCGGACCGTCGTACGCGGGCCGTCCGGCGCGCTGACCCCGGCCGGCCGGGACGGCGCGGAACCACCGGGCGAGGTGGTGCACGACGCCCATGACCCGGACCCGGCGGGCGCGTTCGCCCTGTCGCGGCTGCCGGAGAACGGCGGTCCGACCCCGGTCGGCGTCTTCCGCTCGGTGGCCAGGCCCTCGTACGACCGGCTGGTGGCCGACCAGTTGCGCCGGGCCGCGGCCGACGGCGCCGGCCGCGATCTCGACACGCTGCTGACCGGCCGCGACACCTGGACCGCCGGATGA
- a CDS encoding 2-oxoacid:acceptor oxidoreductase subunit alpha yields the protein MSKQVRAVPSVVIRFAGDSGDGMQLTGERFTAQTAAFGNDLATLPDFPAEIRAPAGTLPGVSAFQLHFADHGVSTPGDSADVLVAMNPAALRANLGHLRDGAQIIVDADRFTPRALTKAGYQADPLTDGTLDGYVLRPVPLTTLTVTALKDSGLSRKDAERARNMFALGLLSWMYQRPTEGTRTHLERRFARKPEILRANLTAFGAGWNFGETTEAFAVTCTVAPAPAPPGVYRNITGNLALSYGLVAAAQRAGLPLFLGSYPITPASDILHELSRHKDLGVTTFQAEDEIAAVSAALGAAFGGSLGVTTTSGPGIALKAEAVGLAVTLELPLVVVDVQRGGPSTGLPTRTEQADLLQVLHGRNGESPLPVLAASSPADCFDTTLEAVRIALAYRTPVVLLSDGYLANGSEPWLVPKAAELPDLSAVFSFATGPNGTAADGSPRFLPYLRDPVTLARPWAVPGTPGLEHRIGGLEKADGTGDISYDADNHEFMVRVRQAKVDGIARDLPPLTVDDPGGDARVLVLGWGSTAGPIAAACDAVRAAGRPVARAHLRHLNPFPAELGDILAAYDRVVVPEMNLGQLALLLRGRYLVDVVSVTQVRGTPFKAADLRTAVEKVICDV from the coding sequence ATGTCCAAGCAGGTCAGAGCCGTCCCCTCGGTGGTGATCCGGTTCGCCGGTGACTCCGGTGACGGTATGCAGCTCACCGGTGAGCGGTTCACCGCGCAGACGGCGGCCTTCGGGAACGATCTGGCGACGCTGCCCGACTTCCCCGCCGAGATCCGCGCCCCCGCCGGCACCCTCCCCGGGGTCTCGGCGTTCCAGCTCCACTTCGCCGACCACGGGGTGAGCACCCCGGGCGACAGCGCGGACGTACTCGTCGCGATGAACCCGGCCGCGCTGCGCGCCAATCTCGGACATCTGCGGGACGGCGCCCAGATCATCGTGGACGCCGACCGGTTCACCCCGCGCGCGCTGACGAAGGCGGGATACCAGGCCGATCCCCTGACCGACGGCACGCTGGACGGGTATGTGCTGCGGCCGGTGCCGCTCACCACCCTCACGGTCACCGCGCTGAAGGACTCCGGGCTGTCCCGCAAGGACGCCGAGCGGGCCAGGAACATGTTCGCGCTGGGGCTGCTGTCCTGGATGTACCAGCGGCCGACCGAGGGCACCCGGACCCATCTGGAACGGAGGTTCGCGCGGAAGCCGGAGATCCTGCGGGCCAACCTCACCGCGTTCGGGGCGGGTTGGAACTTCGGTGAGACGACCGAGGCGTTCGCCGTGACCTGCACGGTCGCCCCGGCGCCCGCGCCGCCCGGTGTGTACCGGAACATCACCGGCAATCTCGCCCTGTCGTACGGACTGGTGGCCGCCGCCCAGCGGGCCGGGCTGCCGCTGTTCCTCGGCTCGTACCCGATCACACCGGCCTCCGACATCCTGCACGAGCTGAGCCGGCACAAGGACCTCGGGGTCACCACCTTCCAGGCGGAGGACGAGATCGCCGCCGTCAGCGCGGCGCTGGGGGCCGCGTTCGGCGGATCGCTCGGGGTGACCACGACCTCGGGGCCGGGGATCGCGCTCAAGGCGGAGGCCGTCGGGCTCGCGGTGACCCTGGAACTGCCGCTGGTCGTCGTGGACGTCCAGCGCGGCGGGCCCTCCACCGGGCTGCCGACCAGGACCGAGCAGGCGGATCTCCTCCAGGTGCTCCACGGCCGCAACGGCGAGTCGCCGCTGCCGGTGCTCGCGGCGAGTTCCCCGGCCGACTGCTTCGACACGACGCTGGAGGCGGTACGGATAGCTCTGGCGTACCGGACCCCGGTGGTGCTGCTGTCCGACGGATACCTCGCCAACGGCTCCGAGCCGTGGCTCGTCCCGAAGGCCGCCGAACTGCCGGACCTGTCGGCCGTGTTCTCCTTCGCGACCGGCCCCAACGGCACGGCCGCCGACGGATCGCCGCGGTTCCTGCCGTACCTGCGGGACCCGGTCACCCTGGCCCGGCCCTGGGCGGTGCCCGGCACCCCGGGTCTGGAACACCGGATCGGCGGGCTGGAGAAGGCCGACGGGACGGGCGACATCTCCTACGACGCGGACAACCACGAGTTCATGGTGCGCGTGCGGCAGGCGAAGGTCGACGGGATCGCCCGGGACCTGCCGCCGCTGACGGTGGACGACCCCGGCGGGGACGCCCGGGTCCTGGTGCTCGGCTGGGGCTCGACCGCCGGGCCGATCGCCGCCGCGTGCGACGCGGTCCGGGCCGCGGGACGCCCGGTCGCCCGGGCCCATCTGCGGCACCTCAACCCCTTTCCCGCGGAACTCGGGGACATCCTCGCGGCCTACGACCGGGTCGTGGTGCCCGAGATGAACCTGGGTCAGCTCGCCCTGCTGCTGCGTGGCCGCTATCTGGTCGACGTGGTGTCCGTGACCCAGGTGCGCGGGACCCCGTTCAAGGCCGCCGATCTGCGGACGGCCGTCGAGAAGGTGATCTGCGATGTCTGA
- a CDS encoding VOC family protein — MADTEPGRKLTEARWTHIALPTSDLEAAVEFYTSFTPLVVVARHQDKDGANAWLSNQGQVETPFVLVLVGFDKDKGRKQPQLSPFAHLGMEVPNRSDVDDTAARAREAGCLHWEPMELPPPVGYICALNDPDGNVVEISHNQRVFEEVRTLWGSGGDR; from the coding sequence GTGGCCGACACGGAACCGGGCAGGAAGCTCACCGAGGCCCGCTGGACCCATATCGCGCTTCCGACGAGCGATCTGGAGGCGGCGGTCGAGTTCTACACGTCCTTCACCCCGCTGGTGGTGGTGGCCCGGCACCAGGACAAGGACGGCGCCAACGCGTGGCTGTCCAACCAGGGCCAGGTCGAGACGCCGTTCGTGCTGGTGCTCGTCGGGTTCGACAAGGACAAGGGCAGGAAGCAGCCGCAGCTCAGCCCGTTCGCGCACCTCGGCATGGAGGTGCCGAACCGCTCGGACGTGGACGACACCGCGGCGCGGGCCCGGGAGGCCGGCTGTCTGCACTGGGAGCCGATGGAGCTGCCGCCGCCGGTCGGTTACATCTGCGCGCTGAACGACCCGGACGGCAATGTCGTCGAGATCTCCCACAATCAGCGGGTGTTCGAGGAGGTCCGCACCCTCTGGGGCTCCGGCGGGGACCGGTGA
- the fdxA gene encoding ferredoxin has protein sequence MAYVIGTNCVDVKDRTCIDECPVDCIYEGDRMLYIHPGDCVDCGACEPVCPVQAIYPADSLPPEWQWHLTAAAEVLSGHPDEPSAGPVPDHRDVTLLPPKPDPA, from the coding sequence ATGGCCTATGTGATCGGGACGAACTGCGTCGACGTCAAGGACCGCACCTGTATCGACGAGTGCCCCGTCGACTGCATCTACGAGGGGGACCGGATGCTGTACATCCACCCCGGCGACTGCGTCGACTGCGGCGCCTGCGAACCGGTCTGCCCGGTCCAGGCCATCTACCCGGCCGACAGCCTGCCCCCCGAGTGGCAGTGGCATCTGACCGCCGCGGCCGAGGTGCTGTCCGGCCATCCGGACGAGCCCTCGGCGGGCCCGGTGCCCGATCACCGGGACGTCACCCTGCTGCCCCCGAAGCCCGACCCCGCATGA
- a CDS encoding aromatic ring-hydroxylating oxygenase subunit alpha — MLDRMTASELALDEQVAAGRAAGPARESDGLVESPLPSDMLQPWEVWSQELFDLEMIRVFGRSWVWLGDTEDLVKPGDFITGRIGTQSVLVVKQRDGSVKGFLNNCRHRASGVAFEPAGNCGKAFACPYHAWTYGLDGKLLSIPDRERMYGPDFPMDRYGLVPIRVHIAFGKLVFACLSRRAPSFEEWIAPLLPRYEAYRIDGYHRYHRELNDEYPMNWKVFVENSNDDYHVRFVHRRLNKVRKQMDTIVRFQGRTTSGYKPHSDNFDLSLGRTDLNEEDLRGSYAEFVYPNLTPLPYASQLIMVRVDPIAPDRSRLVSRIYGLTEDIGLQERELVNLELTNKEDTDMVTVLMENLRSPFYRVGPPSTWEGRARHMMRQIREDVATPLAPDEFEGPVG; from the coding sequence GTGCTGGACCGGATGACCGCTTCGGAACTCGCCCTGGACGAGCAGGTGGCCGCGGGCCGGGCCGCCGGGCCGGCGCGGGAGAGCGACGGACTCGTCGAGTCACCCCTGCCGAGCGACATGCTCCAGCCGTGGGAGGTGTGGAGCCAGGAACTGTTCGACCTGGAGATGATCCGGGTGTTCGGCCGGTCCTGGGTGTGGCTCGGGGACACCGAGGACCTGGTGAAGCCGGGCGACTTCATCACCGGGCGGATCGGCACCCAGTCGGTGCTGGTGGTGAAGCAGCGGGACGGCTCGGTCAAGGGCTTCCTGAACAACTGCCGGCACCGCGCCTCCGGGGTGGCCTTCGAACCGGCCGGGAACTGCGGCAAGGCGTTCGCGTGCCCCTACCACGCCTGGACGTACGGCCTGGACGGAAAGCTGCTGTCGATCCCGGACCGGGAGCGGATGTACGGCCCGGACTTCCCGATGGACCGGTACGGGCTGGTGCCGATCCGGGTGCACATCGCCTTCGGGAAGCTGGTGTTCGCCTGTCTGTCGCGCAGGGCGCCCTCCTTCGAGGAGTGGATCGCGCCGCTGCTGCCGCGCTACGAGGCGTACCGGATCGACGGGTACCACCGCTACCACCGCGAGCTGAACGACGAGTACCCGATGAACTGGAAGGTGTTCGTCGAGAACTCGAACGACGACTACCACGTGCGGTTCGTGCACCGGCGGCTGAACAAGGTGCGCAAGCAGATGGACACCATCGTCCGTTTCCAGGGGCGGACGACCAGCGGCTACAAGCCGCACAGCGACAACTTCGATCTGTCGCTGGGCCGCACCGACCTGAACGAGGAGGATCTGCGCGGCAGTTACGCGGAGTTCGTCTATCCGAACCTGACGCCGCTGCCGTACGCCTCGCAGCTGATCATGGTGCGGGTGGACCCGATCGCCCCGGACCGGAGCCGGCTGGTGTCGCGGATCTACGGGCTGACCGAGGACATCGGGCTCCAGGAGCGGGAACTGGTCAATCTGGAGCTGACCAACAAGGAGGACACCGACATGGTGACCGTCCTGATGGAGAACCTCCGCTCACCGTTCTACCGGGTCGGCCCGCCGAGCACCTGGGAGGGCCGGGCCCGGCACATGATGCGTCAGATCCGCGAGGACGTGGCGACCCCGCTGGCGCCGGACGAGTTCGAGGGACCCGTCGGCTGA